Genomic segment of Bacteroides stercoris ATCC 43183:
ATCATGAAGTATATTACCAAAGAAGTCAGAATTGGAATCGCAGGCATAGCAGCGCTTTGCATATTAGTATATGGTATCAACTATCTGAAAGGCATTCACATGTTCAAGCCTTCCAGTTATTTCTATGTCAAGTTCCATAATGTCAACGGACTCACCAAATCAAGTCCGGTCTTTGCCGACGGTTTCCGCGTAGGTATCGTACGCGACCTGTATTACGATTATACCCAACCCGGAAAAGTGGTTGCCGAAATAGACGTCAACACCGACCTCCGCATTCCCAAAGGCAGTACGGCGGAACTGGCCACGGAAATGCTAGGCGGCGTCAAGATGAATCTTCTTCTTGCCAACAATCCCCGCGAGAAGTATCAGGTCGGAGATACGATTCCCGGCACTCTCAACAACGGAATGATGGAGAAAGTGGCTACCATGATGCCGCAACTGGAAAAGATGCTGCCCAAACTGGATTCTATCCTCGGCTCTTTAAATACGGTATTGGCAGACCCCGCCATACCTGCCACCCTGCACAATGTGCAGAACCTGACCGCCAACCTGGCCGTAACCAGCGGGCAACTGCAAACATTGATGAATAAAGACATCCCGCAGCTCACAGGAAAGCTGAACACCATCGGAGATAACTTTGTTCTGATTTCCAACAACCTGAAAGAGATAGACTATGCAACAGCCATGCAAAGCATAGACTCAACGCTGGCCAACGTGAAGATGCTTACAGACAAATTAAACCGTAAGGACAATACAGTAGGATTGTTGCTAAACGACCCGTCGCTTTACAAC
This window contains:
- a CDS encoding MlaD family protein, whose protein sequence is MKYITKEVRIGIAGIAALCILVYGINYLKGIHMFKPSSYFYVKFHNVNGLTKSSPVFADGFRVGIVRDLYYDYTQPGKVVAEIDVNTDLRIPKGSTAELATEMLGGVKMNLLLANNPREKYQVGDTIPGTLNNGMMEKVATMMPQLEKMLPKLDSILGSLNTVLADPAIPATLHNVQNLTANLAVTSGQLQTLMNKDIPQLTGKLNTIGDNFVLISNNLKEIDYATAMQSIDSTLANVKMLTDKLNRKDNTVGLLLNDPSLYNNLNATTANAASLLEDLKSHPKRYVHFSLFGKKDK